A single region of the Streptomyces sp. NBC_01262 genome encodes:
- a CDS encoding glycerophosphodiester phosphodiesterase, which yields MTAMGSLLALAAAFLLPLPVVPPARGASGPVIYAHRAGAAYAPENTLAAIRNSHRLGAQWVENDVQRTRDGQLVVIHDPTLARTTNVEKLYPARKPWRVADFTLREIKRLDAGSWFGKKYARERIPTLAQYMGQLDRTGQGVLLELKQPQLYPGIEKQTLALLDKEGWLDGPHIADRLVIQSFSAAALRTTHRLRPAVRTGFLGNPAVGELPSYAAFADQINPSDKALTWSYVDAVHHTRGPHGVDMRVNTWTVDDTSRATAVAGLGVDGIITNRPDVIEDAVG from the coding sequence ATGACCGCGATGGGTTCGCTGCTGGCACTGGCCGCAGCCTTCCTCCTCCCCCTCCCCGTGGTGCCGCCCGCGCGCGGCGCCTCCGGGCCGGTCATCTACGCACACCGCGCCGGGGCGGCGTACGCGCCGGAGAACACGCTGGCCGCGATCCGCAACTCGCACCGGCTGGGCGCGCAGTGGGTCGAGAACGACGTACAGCGCACGCGCGACGGCCAGTTGGTCGTCATCCACGACCCGACACTCGCGCGCACGACGAACGTCGAGAAGCTCTACCCCGCGCGCAAGCCCTGGCGGGTCGCGGACTTCACGCTCCGGGAGATCAAGCGGCTGGACGCGGGAAGCTGGTTCGGCAAGAAGTACGCGCGCGAGCGCATCCCCACCCTCGCCCAGTACATGGGGCAGCTCGACCGCACCGGACAGGGCGTCCTCCTCGAACTGAAGCAGCCGCAGCTCTACCCCGGCATCGAGAAGCAGACCCTCGCCCTGCTGGACAAGGAGGGCTGGCTCGACGGCCCCCACATCGCCGACCGGCTCGTCATCCAGAGCTTCAGCGCCGCCGCCCTGCGCACCACGCACCGGCTGCGCCCGGCCGTGCGGACCGGCTTCCTCGGCAACCCGGCGGTCGGCGAGCTGCCGTCGTACGCGGCCTTCGCCGACCAGATCAACCCCAGCGACAAGGCCCTGACCTGGTCGTATGTCGATGCCGTGCACCACACGCGCGGCCCGCACGGGGTGGACATGCGGGTCAACACCTGGACGGTCGACGACACATCGCGGGCCACGGCGGTGGCCGGCCTCGGGGTCGACGGCATCATCACCAACCGGCCGGACGTCATCGAGGACGCGGTCGGCTAG
- a CDS encoding MarR family winged helix-turn-helix transcriptional regulator, whose translation MDATPIAAAAAPARLAGRPSWLITQTAAHVHRMMAEAFGSAGGIRYGYALLAALEEFGPASQASLSRRTGVDRSYIVAAVNELAAAGLAERTPDPDDRRRNVIAITPAGGAELQRLDPVLDRVQDELLAPLSQDERAQLARLMGRVREHQAAR comes from the coding sequence ATGGACGCGACCCCCATCGCCGCAGCAGCCGCCCCCGCCCGGCTCGCCGGCCGCCCGAGCTGGCTGATCACCCAGACCGCCGCCCATGTGCACCGCATGATGGCCGAGGCCTTCGGCTCCGCCGGCGGCATCCGCTACGGCTATGCCCTGCTCGCCGCCCTGGAGGAGTTCGGGCCCGCCAGTCAGGCGTCGCTGAGCCGCCGCACCGGCGTCGACCGCAGCTACATCGTCGCCGCCGTCAACGAACTCGCCGCCGCCGGGCTCGCCGAGCGCACCCCCGACCCCGACGACCGGCGCCGCAACGTCATCGCGATCACCCCCGCCGGCGGTGCGGAACTACAGCGGCTGGACCCGGTGCTGGACCGGGTCCAGGACGAGCTGCTGGCCCCGCTGTCGCAGGACGAACGGGCGCAGCTCGCGCGGCTGATGGGCCGGGTCCGCGAGCACCAGGCCGCCCGCTAG
- a CDS encoding epoxide hydrolase family protein — protein MITPFRIDIPQADLDDLTDRLARTRWPAELPLPGAGSEYGVEITRLRELADYWQYGYDWRAHEARLNELPQFTTGIDGANIHFLHIRSAAGPDALPLLLAHGWPGSIVEFLDVIEPLSEDFHLVIPSMPGFGLSGPTHETGWSAERIAHAYAELMLRLGYDTYGVQGGDWGMGIALLLAAYEPDRVVGVHLNYLPTLPPPGAELDGLPAEDLERIARTRAYVAAPHGHMVVQSTRPHTLGYALTDSPVGQLAWITEKFDEWTDPALRPVDRDRLLTNVMLYWLTGTAPSSARLYKESFADRTKPKPCPVPLGVAVFPHDLALPSRALAERAYGTLTHWTEFDRGGHFAAIEAPELLAGDVREFFGKLA, from the coding sequence ATGATCACGCCCTTCCGCATCGACATCCCCCAGGCCGACCTCGACGACCTCACCGACCGCCTCGCCCGCACCCGCTGGCCGGCCGAACTGCCCCTGCCCGGCGCCGGATCCGAGTACGGCGTGGAGATCACCCGGCTGAGGGAGCTGGCCGACTACTGGCAGTACGGCTACGACTGGCGCGCGCACGAGGCACGGCTCAACGAACTGCCGCAGTTCACCACCGGGATCGACGGCGCGAACATCCACTTCCTGCACATCCGCTCCGCCGCCGGCCCCGACGCCCTGCCGCTGCTCCTCGCCCACGGCTGGCCCGGCTCGATCGTGGAGTTCCTCGACGTCATCGAGCCGCTCTCCGAGGACTTCCACCTCGTCATCCCGTCCATGCCCGGCTTCGGCCTCTCCGGCCCGACCCACGAGACCGGCTGGAGCGCCGAGCGCATCGCCCACGCCTACGCCGAGCTGATGCTGCGCCTGGGCTACGACACGTACGGGGTCCAGGGCGGCGACTGGGGCATGGGCATCGCGCTGCTGCTGGCCGCGTACGAACCGGACCGGGTCGTCGGTGTGCACCTCAACTACCTGCCGACGCTGCCCCCGCCCGGTGCGGAGCTCGACGGTCTTCCGGCCGAGGACCTGGAGCGGATCGCCCGGACCAGGGCCTATGTGGCCGCGCCCCACGGGCACATGGTCGTGCAGTCCACCCGGCCGCACACCCTGGGCTACGCACTGACCGACTCACCCGTGGGCCAACTGGCCTGGATCACCGAGAAGTTCGACGAGTGGACCGACCCGGCGCTGCGGCCCGTGGACCGGGACCGGCTGCTGACGAACGTGATGCTCTACTGGCTCACCGGCACCGCCCCCTCCTCGGCCCGGCTCTACAAGGAGTCCTTCGCCGACCGGACGAAGCCCAAGCCGTGCCCGGTGCCACTGGGGGTCGCGGTGTTCCCGCACGACCTGGCGCTGCCGTCCCGCGCGCTCGCGGAGCGGGCGTACGGCACGCTCACGCACTGGACGGAGTTCGATCGCGGCGGGCATTTCGCGGCGATCGAGGCGCCGGAGCTGCTGGCGGGGGATGTGCGCGAGTTCTTCGGAAAGCTCGCGTGA
- the moeZ gene encoding adenylyltransferase/sulfurtransferase MoeZ, with protein MSLPPLVEPAAELTVDEVRRYSRHLIIPDVGMDGQKRLKNAKVLCVGAGGLGSPALMYLAAAGVGTLGIVEFDEVDESNLQRQIIHSQADIGRSKAESARDSVLGINPYVNVVLHEERLEAENVMEIFAQYDLIVDGTDNFATRYLVNDAAVLLNKPYVWGSIYRFDGQASVFWSEHGPCYRCLYPEPPPPGMVPSCAEGGVLGVLCASIGSIQVTEAIKLLAGIGEPLVGRLMIYDALEMTYRQVKVRKDPDCAVCGPNATVTELIDYEAFCGVVSEEAQEAAMGSTITPAQLKEWIDNDEKIEIIDVREQNEYEIVSIPGAKLIPKNEFLMGKALEGLPQDKRIVLHCKTGVRSAEVLAVLKSAGFSDAVHVGGGVVGWVNTIEPHKPVY; from the coding sequence GTGTCGCTGCCACCCCTGGTCGAGCCGGCCGCCGAGCTCACCGTCGACGAGGTCCGCAGGTACTCCCGCCACCTGATCATCCCCGATGTGGGCATGGACGGGCAGAAGCGGCTGAAGAACGCCAAGGTGCTGTGTGTCGGCGCCGGCGGCCTCGGCTCGCCGGCCCTGATGTACCTGGCCGCAGCCGGTGTCGGCACCCTCGGCATCGTGGAGTTCGACGAGGTCGACGAGTCGAACCTGCAGCGCCAGATCATCCACAGCCAGGCCGACATCGGCCGCTCGAAGGCCGAGTCGGCCCGCGACTCGGTCCTCGGCATCAACCCGTACGTGAATGTCGTCCTCCACGAAGAGCGGCTCGAAGCCGAGAACGTGATGGAGATCTTCGCCCAGTACGACCTGATCGTCGACGGCACCGACAACTTCGCGACCCGCTACCTGGTCAACGACGCGGCCGTGCTGCTGAACAAGCCGTACGTCTGGGGCTCCATCTACCGCTTCGACGGTCAGGCCTCGGTCTTCTGGTCCGAGCACGGCCCCTGCTACCGCTGCCTCTACCCCGAGCCCCCGCCGCCGGGCATGGTCCCGAGCTGCGCCGAGGGCGGCGTGCTGGGCGTGCTCTGCGCGTCCATCGGCTCGATCCAGGTCACCGAGGCCATCAAGCTGCTCGCGGGCATCGGTGAGCCGCTGGTCGGCCGCCTGATGATCTACGACGCCCTGGAGATGACCTACCGCCAGGTCAAGGTCCGCAAGGACCCGGACTGCGCGGTCTGCGGCCCCAACGCCACCGTCACCGAGCTGATCGACTACGAGGCCTTCTGCGGCGTCGTCAGCGAGGAGGCCCAGGAGGCGGCGATGGGCTCCACGATCACTCCGGCGCAGCTCAAGGAGTGGATCGACAACGACGAGAAGATCGAGATCATCGACGTTCGCGAGCAGAACGAGTACGAGATCGTCTCGATCCCCGGCGCGAAGCTGATCCCGAAGAACGAGTTCCTGATGGGCAAGGCCCTTGAGGGCCTCCCGCAGGACAAGCGGATCGTCCTGCACTGCAAGACGGGTGTCCGCAGCGCGGAAGTCCTCGCGGTGCTGAAGTCCGCAGGCTTCTCCGACGCCGTGCATGTCGGCGGCGGCGTGGTCGGCTGGGTCAACACGATCGAGCCGCACAAGCCGGTCTACTAG
- a CDS encoding spherulation-specific family 4 protein: MPRLTPSGLRSRVVSDDRLGFGVPAYAHPLLAAQEWAELARPGTPLHWVALNVARGPGSRSDPLCARAVARLREAAVPVLGVLDTRHGARPFAQLLADAHRYLDWYRVDGFYLDRAPTDRAGLPDCRRTTTTLRQLLGADDGGEGHLVLGHGSHPCPGYAEIADQLVTFSGPWTTYRWSEAPQWTADHPPERFCHLVHGLPGPHLDNAMRVARWQGAATVFFTDRTDHAAWEGLPGYWDEASRMLRRQSLPGM; this comes from the coding sequence ATGCCGCGTCTGACGCCGTCCGGGCTGCGCAGCCGCGTCGTCAGCGACGACCGGCTCGGCTTCGGAGTCCCCGCGTACGCCCACCCGCTCCTGGCCGCGCAGGAGTGGGCGGAGCTGGCCCGCCCGGGGACGCCGCTGCACTGGGTGGCCCTCAACGTGGCCAGGGGCCCGGGCAGCCGGTCCGATCCCCTCTGCGCGCGGGCCGTGGCGCGGCTGCGCGAGGCGGCGGTGCCGGTGCTCGGGGTCCTGGACACCCGGCACGGCGCCCGGCCCTTCGCCCAACTGCTCGCCGACGCCCACCGCTACCTGGACTGGTACCGGGTGGACGGCTTCTACCTGGACCGCGCGCCGACCGACCGCGCCGGGCTCCCGGACTGCCGCCGGACCACGACCACCCTGCGGCAGCTCCTGGGCGCGGACGACGGTGGCGAGGGTCACCTCGTCCTCGGCCACGGCAGCCACCCCTGCCCCGGCTACGCCGAGATCGCCGACCAGCTCGTCACCTTCTCCGGACCCTGGACGACCTACCGCTGGTCCGAGGCCCCGCAGTGGACCGCCGACCACCCGCCGGAGCGCTTCTGCCACCTCGTCCACGGCCTCCCCGGGCCGCACCTGGACAACGCCATGCGGGTCGCCCGCTGGCAGGGCGCGGCCACGGTCTTCTTCACCGACCGTACGGACCACGCGGCCTGGGAGGGCCTGCCGGGCTACTGGGACGAGGCCTCCCGGATGCTCCGACGGCAGTCACTGCCCGGCATGTGA
- a CDS encoding NAD-dependent epimerase/dehydratase family protein: MRVLLLGADGFLGRHVAERLLADPAVTLTTLGRGDEADVRFDLSTGSPGALARFVDAVHPGVVVNCAGAIRGGARELTRHNTIAVATVCEALRRGSTGARLVQLGCGAEYGPSPAGASTAEDAVPRPGGPYGVSKLAGTELVLGSGLDAVVLRVFTPVGPGTPTGSPLGRLADALRRAMQSGDGELKLAGLGVQRDFIDVRDVARAAHAASLSAAQGVVNIGGGRAVRMREVAAALAHVAGYQGVVHELEDPPIAYPDGCGAWQQADVRTARDRLGWRPRIALEESLADVWMEAACRV, encoded by the coding sequence ATGAGAGTCCTCCTGCTGGGCGCCGACGGGTTCCTCGGCCGCCACGTGGCAGAACGGCTGCTCGCCGACCCCGCCGTGACGCTGACGACCCTGGGTCGCGGCGATGAGGCGGACGTACGGTTCGACCTGTCCACCGGCAGCCCCGGCGCGCTTGCCCGCTTCGTGGACGCAGTCCACCCCGGCGTGGTCGTGAACTGCGCGGGGGCGATCCGGGGCGGGGCACGGGAGCTGACCCGGCACAACACGATCGCGGTGGCGACGGTCTGCGAGGCGCTGCGGCGCGGCAGCACCGGGGCGCGGCTGGTCCAGCTCGGCTGCGGGGCGGAGTACGGGCCGTCACCGGCCGGGGCGTCCACGGCGGAGGACGCGGTGCCGCGTCCCGGGGGGCCGTACGGGGTGAGCAAGCTGGCCGGGACGGAGCTGGTGCTGGGCTCCGGGCTGGACGCGGTGGTGCTGCGGGTCTTCACACCGGTCGGCCCGGGAACGCCGACCGGCTCCCCGCTCGGGCGGCTCGCGGACGCGCTGCGCAGGGCGATGCAGAGCGGGGACGGTGAGCTGAAGCTCGCGGGGCTCGGCGTGCAGCGCGACTTCATCGACGTACGGGACGTCGCACGTGCCGCGCATGCCGCGTCACTGTCCGCCGCGCAGGGCGTGGTGAACATCGGGGGCGGCCGGGCAGTGCGCATGAGGGAGGTGGCGGCCGCGCTCGCGCATGTCGCGGGCTACCAGGGAGTGGTGCACGAGCTGGAGGACCCGCCCATCGCCTACCCCGACGGCTGCGGGGCCTGGCAGCAGGCCGACGTGCGCACGGCGCGCGACCGCCTGGGCTGGCGGCCCCGGATCGCCCTTGAGGAGTCGCTCGCCGACGTCTGGATGGAGGCGGCATGCCGCGTCTGA
- the pelF gene encoding GT4 family glycosyltransferase PelF yields MRIALLTEGGYPYARGDAGGAWCDRLVRGLSGHDFEVYALGGGGRGGRPFELPPNVTRVRTPEEETPHAHAAQAGRRRSLAIERFEELAGVLAECGAEAAGALADRFATALYGLADLAREDGGLPGLLRSEPALRALEDACRAQGVRPLLGEAGVQDVLTAAGLLERALRSLSAPWYDPYGEELAVADLCHAVSGGTAVLPGLLAKRFFGTPLLVTEYGVRLRETLLAHRAAGYSAPVRALLAAFHRLLAGEAYRQAVLVTPGSTHARRWQERCGADRSRIRTIHPGYPGLESLAAPPESEGGDPTLVWVGRIDPAKDLIALLHAFAAVRRQEPGARLRVIGAPGPAGSAAYLAHCRGLAAQLFPDEAANAVSVGENPVSFEELGAPGVQELSEAYAAGDVVVLSSIVEGFPVTLVEAMACGRATVSTDVGAVREVIGGTGLVVPPRNPRALAEACVALLRDPERRQRLGAAARERALELFTVEQNLTAFREAYLDLVAHHAASAAAVPEPVPFGCPAEARVPGRWTAPAPAWADLA; encoded by the coding sequence GTGCGCATCGCATTACTCACAGAGGGTGGTTATCCGTACGCGCGCGGCGATGCCGGGGGCGCTTGGTGCGACCGGCTCGTACGCGGGCTCAGCGGTCATGACTTCGAGGTGTACGCGCTGGGGGGAGGAGGGCGTGGCGGGCGGCCGTTCGAGCTGCCGCCGAACGTCACGCGCGTGCGGACTCCGGAGGAGGAAACGCCGCATGCGCATGCGGCGCAGGCCGGGCGGCGCCGGTCGCTCGCGATCGAGCGGTTCGAGGAACTGGCCGGCGTGCTCGCGGAGTGCGGAGCGGAGGCGGCCGGGGCGCTGGCGGACCGTTTCGCCACGGCGCTGTACGGGCTGGCGGACCTGGCGCGGGAGGACGGCGGGCTGCCGGGGCTGCTGAGGTCGGAGCCGGCGCTGCGCGCGCTGGAGGACGCCTGCCGTGCGCAGGGCGTACGGCCGTTGCTCGGCGAGGCGGGCGTCCAGGACGTGCTGACGGCCGCCGGTCTGCTGGAGCGGGCGCTGCGCTCGCTGTCGGCGCCCTGGTACGACCCGTACGGCGAGGAGCTGGCCGTCGCCGACCTGTGTCACGCGGTGTCCGGGGGCACGGCGGTGCTGCCCGGGCTGCTGGCCAAACGGTTCTTCGGGACGCCGCTGCTGGTGACCGAATACGGCGTCCGGCTGCGCGAAACGCTGCTCGCGCATCGCGCCGCCGGGTACTCCGCCCCCGTACGGGCGCTGCTCGCCGCCTTCCACCGGCTGCTGGCCGGTGAGGCGTACCGCCAAGCCGTGCTGGTCACCCCGGGCAGCACGCACGCGCGGCGCTGGCAGGAGCGCTGCGGGGCGGACCGGAGCCGGATCCGGACGATCCATCCCGGGTACCCGGGGCTCGAATCGCTCGCCGCACCCCCGGAGTCGGAGGGCGGGGACCCGACGCTGGTCTGGGTCGGCCGGATCGATCCCGCGAAGGACCTGATCGCCCTGCTGCACGCCTTCGCCGCCGTGCGCAGGCAGGAGCCCGGCGCCCGGCTGCGCGTCATCGGCGCCCCCGGCCCGGCCGGCTCCGCCGCTTACCTCGCGCACTGCCGGGGGCTCGCCGCCCAGCTCTTTCCGGACGAGGCCGCGAACGCGGTCAGCGTGGGCGAGAACCCGGTCTCCTTCGAGGAGCTCGGCGCGCCCGGGGTACAGGAGCTGAGCGAGGCCTACGCGGCCGGGGATGTCGTCGTGCTCTCCAGCATCGTGGAGGGCTTCCCGGTCACCCTCGTCGAGGCGATGGCCTGCGGGCGGGCGACGGTCTCGACGGACGTCGGCGCGGTGCGCGAGGTCATCGGCGGCACGGGCCTGGTCGTACCGCCGCGCAACCCCCGGGCCCTGGCCGAGGCGTGCGTAGCGCTGCTCCGGGACCCGGAACGGCGGCAGCGGCTCGGGGCGGCGGCCCGGGAGCGGGCACTCGAACTCTTCACGGTCGAGCAGAATCTGACGGCCTTCCGCGAGGCCTATCTGGACCTGGTGGCGCATCACGCCGCGTCGGCCGCGGCCGTCCCGGAGCCGGTGCCGTTCGGGTGCCCGGCGGAGGCGCGGGTGCCGGGCCGCTGGACGGCCCCCGCCCCGGCCTGGGCGGACCTCGCGTGA
- a CDS encoding GNAT family N-acetyltransferase, which translates to MIESAWALRPATQEDIEPIAEIRAEVMRPDLERLGRFDPHRVRQRFRDAFRAQHTSVITVDGHLAGSVALRPDAATNSHWLEHFYLSPTHQGRGLGSAVLRTLLAETDARGRTVRLDVLQGSAARRLYERHGFVVESQDPVDVFMLRPVPQR; encoded by the coding sequence ATGATCGAATCAGCCTGGGCGCTGCGCCCCGCCACCCAGGAGGACATCGAACCGATAGCGGAGATCCGCGCCGAGGTCATGCGCCCGGACCTCGAACGCCTGGGCCGTTTCGACCCCCACCGGGTCCGCCAGCGCTTCCGGGACGCCTTCCGCGCGCAGCACACCTCCGTCATCACCGTCGACGGCCACCTCGCCGGATCCGTCGCCCTCCGGCCGGACGCCGCCACCAATTCCCACTGGCTGGAGCACTTCTACCTCTCCCCCACCCACCAGGGACGCGGCCTCGGCTCCGCCGTCCTGCGCACCCTCCTCGCCGAAACCGACGCGCGCGGCCGCACCGTACGCCTCGACGTCCTGCAAGGCAGCGCCGCACGGCGGCTGTACGAGCGCCACGGCTTCGTGGTGGAGAGCCAGGACCCGGTCGACGTCTTCATGCTGCGCCCGGTGCCGCAGCGCTGA
- a CDS encoding recombinase family protein: MAPRTEYRWFREGTLPVPAERVGPRTTLVNMDANTSLSATGGVGLYARVSSQDQMADLERQTARLAEWAAKAGHQVVRAESEIASGMNGRELFEAALSATGRRLVVLDDGEVEDDLERDVVEVQTSFCARLYGQRSAKNRAHRALQAAAADD; encoded by the coding sequence ATCGCTCCCCGGACTGAGTACCGCTGGTTCCGTGAGGGCACGTTGCCGGTCCCTGCGGAACGCGTGGGCCCGCGCACGACCCTGGTGAACATGGACGCGAATACGTCACTGTCTGCGACGGGTGGTGTGGGGTTGTATGCCCGGGTGTCCTCGCAGGACCAGATGGCAGACTTGGAGCGCCAGACCGCACGGCTGGCCGAGTGGGCGGCGAAGGCCGGTCACCAAGTCGTGCGGGCCGAGTCGGAGATCGCGTCCGGTATGAACGGCAGGGAACTGTTCGAGGCTGCGCTGTCCGCGACCGGCCGCCGCCTGGTCGTCCTGGACGACGGGGAAGTCGAAGACGACCTCGAACGCGACGTGGTGGAGGTGCAGACCTCGTTCTGCGCCCGCCTCTACGGACAGCGCTCCGCGAAGAACCGGGCGCACAGGGCCCTTCAAGCGGCGGCAGCCGATGACTGA
- a CDS encoding transposase, whose translation MTEPKKKLRTIDAPFVALGPSGVAIRDRLKHLTPEDDKVLRLVGEHLGRLASLDLKVRCADGSDHDAQRWAARKQSLTAESSSRWAGSITKSTHDQWALSRRCQLAHIQCLETGIRTLVHRLSQPIGEKGTKKAPGGYRSKSEWFQKSRRLHTLEHRLDVARAEREAGAVNVVRGGRKLLNTRHNLAKAQLTETEWRKRWEAERWFLTADGESGKRFGNETMRVTTEGEVSIKLPAPLAHLSNVRHGRYVLTSKVAFAHRGQEWADRVEANRAVAYRIHLDVARGRWYLTASWQRPLVQTIPLQTARANGMIGVDTNADHFAAYRLDEHGNPVGEPHRFHYDLSGSAEHRDARIRHAITRLLHWAKRCGVAAIAIENLDFTAERTRERHGRKKRFRQLISGIPTGKLKARLVSMAAESGLSIVAVDPAYTSQWGGRHWQKPLVTPRRKMTRHAAASVAIVRGREETRPPVTERAHDARRRAGTQQGTRATSASKTVRDARSAGTWVQDSLLTTD comes from the coding sequence ATGACTGAGCCGAAGAAGAAGCTCCGCACCATCGATGCCCCGTTCGTCGCGCTCGGGCCGTCCGGGGTGGCGATCCGCGACCGCCTCAAACACCTCACACCCGAGGACGACAAGGTGCTGCGCCTGGTGGGCGAGCACCTGGGACGCCTCGCGTCGCTCGATCTCAAGGTGCGCTGTGCGGACGGCAGCGACCACGACGCGCAGCGGTGGGCAGCGCGTAAGCAGAGCTTGACAGCCGAATCGTCGTCCCGCTGGGCTGGCAGTATCACCAAATCCACCCACGATCAGTGGGCCCTGTCGCGGCGCTGCCAGCTCGCGCACATCCAGTGCCTTGAGACCGGTATCCGCACGCTGGTGCACCGGCTGTCACAGCCGATCGGCGAGAAGGGCACTAAGAAGGCGCCGGGCGGATACCGCTCGAAGAGCGAGTGGTTCCAAAAATCCCGCCGCCTGCACACGCTGGAACACCGGCTCGACGTGGCCCGTGCGGAGCGTGAGGCCGGTGCCGTGAACGTCGTGCGCGGTGGCCGCAAGCTCCTCAACACCCGCCACAACCTCGCCAAAGCCCAGCTCACCGAGACCGAGTGGCGCAAGCGGTGGGAGGCGGAACGCTGGTTCCTCACCGCCGACGGCGAGTCCGGCAAACGCTTCGGCAACGAGACGATGCGCGTCACGACTGAGGGCGAAGTGTCGATCAAGCTGCCCGCGCCGCTCGCGCACCTGTCGAACGTCAGGCACGGCCGGTACGTCCTGACCTCGAAGGTGGCCTTCGCGCACCGGGGCCAGGAGTGGGCCGACCGCGTGGAAGCGAACCGGGCCGTGGCCTACCGCATCCACTTGGACGTGGCCCGCGGGCGCTGGTACCTCACCGCGTCGTGGCAGCGCCCCCTCGTCCAGACCATCCCGCTTCAGACGGCCCGCGCGAACGGCATGATCGGCGTGGACACGAACGCCGACCACTTCGCGGCCTACCGGCTCGACGAGCACGGCAACCCGGTCGGCGAGCCGCACCGGTTCCACTACGACCTGTCCGGGTCGGCCGAGCACCGGGACGCGCGGATCCGGCACGCCATCACCCGTCTCCTGCATTGGGCGAAGCGGTGCGGCGTCGCCGCCATCGCCATCGAAAACCTCGACTTCACCGCCGAGAGGACCCGGGAGAGGCATGGCCGCAAGAAGCGGTTCCGTCAGCTCATCTCCGGTATCCCTACCGGGAAACTCAAGGCCCGCCTTGTCTCGATGGCCGCCGAGTCCGGTCTGTCGATCGTGGCCGTCGACCCGGCGTACACCTCCCAGTGGGGAGGCCGGCACTGGCAAAAGCCGTTGGTCACCCCGCGCCGCAAAATGACTCGCCATGCCGCCGCTTCGGTAGCGATTGTCCGGGGGCGCGAGGAAACCCGCCCACCCGTCACGGAGCGTGCACACGATGCACGCCGCCGAGCGGGGACACAACAGGGAACGCGGGCAACCAGTGCTTCCAAAACCGTTCGGGATGCGCGCAGTGCCGGGACGTGGGTCCAAGACTCACTCCTGACCACTGATTAG
- a CDS encoding ATP-binding cassette domain-containing protein, which produces MDGLSFTLEAGGALGLVGECGSGKTTLGRMLVGLIVPTSGDLRHSVPPRALQMVFQDPVSSLNRS; this is translated from the coding sequence GTGGACGGCCTCAGCTTCACCCTGGAGGCGGGCGGCGCGCTCGGCCTCGTCGGCGAGTGCGGCAGCGGCAAGACCACTCTCGGCCGCATGCTCGTCGGCCTGATCGTCCCCACCAGCGGCGACCTGCGCCACTCCGTGCCGCCCCGCGCCCTCCAAATGGTCTTCCAGGACCCAGTCTCGTCCCTCAACCGTTCCTAA
- a CDS encoding Ms4533A family Cys-rich leader peptide, with protein sequence MSDDRATQYAGFQLALIGVTGHTVSDILCR encoded by the coding sequence ATGTCCGATGATCGCGCCACCCAGTACGCCGGCTTTCAGCTGGCGCTGATCGGCGTGACCGGGCACACCGTGTCCGACATTCTCTGTCGTTGA